A window of Methanobacterium sp. contains these coding sequences:
- the grpE gene encoding nucleotide exchange factor GrpE, with product MTDKDELKTLKNDLKEKEESIEDLKKQIEEKDQKIDDYYSQIQRLQADFENYKKRTEKSMSEHIKYANEGLILKIIDIYEDLERALKSDEKSENVREGVELIYKNLKDLLEKQGLSEIPAEGEKFDPFKHEALMTENHEDYESGVITEELAKGYTLNDKVIKYAMVKVCKK from the coding sequence ATGACTGATAAAGATGAGCTGAAAACCTTAAAAAACGATCTGAAAGAGAAGGAAGAATCAATTGAGGATCTAAAAAAGCAGATTGAGGAAAAAGATCAGAAAATTGATGATTATTACTCTCAAATACAGCGCCTTCAGGCTGATTTTGAAAATTACAAGAAAAGAACTGAAAAAAGCATGAGCGAACACATAAAATATGCTAATGAAGGTTTAATTCTTAAAATAATAGACATCTATGAAGACCTTGAAAGAGCACTTAAATCAGACGAAAAAAGTGAAAACGTCAGAGAAGGCGTTGAATTAATATATAAAAACCTTAAAGATTTACTTGAAAAGCAAGGGCTTTCTGAAATCCCTGCAGAAGGAGAAAAATTCGATCCCTTCAAGCATGAAGCTTTAATGACTGAAAACCATGAAGACTACGAAAGTGGAGTAATTACAGAAGAACTCGCAAAGGGATACACCCTTAATGATAAAGTAATTAAATATGCAATGGTAAAAGTCTGTAAAAAATAA